In the Hordeum vulgare subsp. vulgare chromosome 7H, MorexV3_pseudomolecules_assembly, whole genome shotgun sequence genome, one interval contains:
- the LOC123407405 gene encoding phospholipase SGR2, with amino-acid sequence MARPDESWARSTSPGDDASTSHAPHPEGASPDSLRNTPSNIARLEDAIEHCAARRKYLARTKSPSDGEDVRWYFCKLPLGDRVLSASVPRMEIVGKGDYFRFSMRDCLALEASFLEREESLLGYWWREYAECSEGPTGSLVKADMSDSEYLYKVEEERVGVPVKGGLYEVDLMRRHCFPVYWNGENRRVLRGHWFARKGGLDWIPLREDVSEQLELAYKCQVWHRRKFQPSGLFAARVDLQGSTPGLHALFTGEDDTWEAWLVFDTGPKLGSNTIKLRRGFSSSGSANPTQDELRQQKEEETDDYCSQVPVGHLVFMVHGIGQRLEKANLVDDVVDFRRVTANLADRYLTPYQRSTQRVLFIPCQWRKSLKLGGENTVEKITLDGVKGLRVALGATVHDVLYYMSPIYCQHIIDSVSGQLNQLYMKFLKRNPGYSGKVSLYGHSLGSVLTYDILCHQESLSAPFPTDYFNMEILSDEGQVGKGPNTIDVHDSGVKEHDTSSTSGHSCVDNVDHVDEESTRSDHSLTYKTVLPCVLENVPNNDDALESPIPVDGVQSEVENQVENHHMAHTEGAAPAVSTKDADECITRSTKELHEAPDKDRLISSLEEEVSHLKAKLAELERQSDLVTQSISSVQSHQDKDTNDTVSLASGKLNIGQGSTSQSYRPRIRYTKLNFKVDTFFAVGSPLGVFLSLRNVRIGVGRGQDYWQDKNVVEEMPCCRQMFNVFHPFDPVAYRVEPLVCEDYVNKRPVVIPYHRGGKRIHVGVQEFTEGVAARSQAIARQFKSLKVKAVAALLSLSKNDTEEDDESTKEEERSYGSMMMERLTGSPDGRVDHVLQEKTFQHPYLSALGSHTNYWRDHDTALFIIKHLYRDIPEEPPTDGTGSAPIRLFYVRDPIAEDTPLTFSDNSSVKEFSRKVKTYSRKGDDDANCEAS; translated from the exons ATGGCGAGGCCGGACGAGAGCTGGGCGCGGAGCACCTCCCCGGGGGACGACGCGTCCACGAGCCACGCGCCCCACCCGGAGGGCGCCTCGCCGGACTCGCTGCGGAACACGCCGTCCAACATCGCCAGGCTCGAGGACGCGATCGAGCACTGCGCCGCCCGCCGCAAGTACCTCGCTCGCACCAAGAGCCCCTCCGACGGCGAGGACGTCCGCTGGTACTTCTGCAAGCTCCCCCTCGGGGACAGAG TGCTCTCTGCTTCAGTTCCACGGATGGAGATAGTTGGGAAAGGAGACTATTTCAGGTTCAGCATGAGGGACTGCTTGGCATTGGAGGCGTCTTTCTTAGAG AGAGAGGAATCGCTGCTGGGGTACTGGTGGAGGGAGTATGCAGAATGCAGTGAAGGGCCAACAGGTTCCTTGGTTAAAGCTGATATGTCAGACTCTGAATATTTGtataaggtggaggaggagagggttGGCGTTCCTGTGAAAGGTGGACTCTATGAG GTTGATTTGATGAGGCGCCATTGCTTCCCTGTATATTGGAATGGTGAGAATAGACGCGTTTTGAGAGGCCACTGGTTTGCTCGAAAAGGAGGTCTTGATTGGATTCCCTTGCGTGAAGATGTTTCTGAACAACTTGAGTTAGCATATAAGTGCCAG GTCTGGCATCGTCGTAAATTTCAACCTTCAGGCTTGTTTGCTGCGCGGGTCGATCTCCAAGGAAGTACACCG GGATTGCATGCCCTTTTTACAGGAGAGGATGATACTTGGGAAGCTTGGCTTGTCTTTGATACAGGTCCTAAACTAGGCAGCAACACAATCAAATTAAGGCGTGGTTTCTCTTCTTCTGGATCTGCAAATCCTACCCAG GATGAGTTACGTCAACAGAAAGAAGAGGAAACAGATGATTACTGTTCTCAG GTTCCAGTTGGTCATTTGGTATTCATGGTTCATGGTATCGGACAGAGATTGGAGAAAGCTAATCTTGTTGATGATGTAGTCGATTTCCGCCGTGTGACCGCTAACCTAGCCGATAGATACTTAACTCCTTATCAAAGAAGTACACAGAGGGTCCTATTCATTCCCTGTCAG TGGAGGAAGAGTTTGAAGCTCGGTGGTGAAAACACAGTCGAGAAGATCACTTTGGATGGAGTTAAAGGTCTTCGCGTAGCATTAGGCGCCACCGTTCATGATGTTCTATATTACATGAGTCCTATCTACTGCCAGCATATAATTGACTCG GTTTCGGGTCAGCTGAACCAGCTGTATATGAAATTTCTGAAGAGAAATCCTGGTTACAGTGGAAAG GTATCATTATATGGCCATTCGTTGGGAAGTGTTCTAACGTATGATATACTTTGCCACCAAGAATCCCTTTCCGCCCCATTTCCAACAGATTATTTTAATATGGAAATTTTGTCCGATGAAGGCCAAGTAGGAAAAGGACCTAACACAATTGATGTTCATGACTCTGGTGTAAAAGAGCATGATACTTCTTCCACTTCAGGGCATTCATGTGTAGATAATGTAGATCATGTGGATGAAGAGAGCACCAGAAGTGATCATTCACTTACATACAAGACTGTTCTGCCATGTGTGCTTGAAAATGTGCCAAACAATGATGATGCACTTGAATCACCTATTCCAGTTGATGGGGTGCAGTCTGAAGTCGAAAATcaggttgaaaatcatcatatggCACATACTGAAGGAGCTGCTCCAGCTGTAAGCACAAAAGATGCTGACGAGTGCATTACAAGATCCACCAAGGAACTCCATGAGGCCCCTGACAAAGACAGATTAATCTCATCACTAGAAGAAGAG GTGAGCCATCTTAAAGCTAAACTAGCGGAACTTGAGCGGCAGAGTGATTTAGTGACTCAAAGCATCAGTAGTGTTCAGTCTCATCAAG ATAAAGATACTAATGATACAGTGAGCCTAGCATCAGGCAAACTTAACATAGGGCAAGGTAGCACAAGTCAGTCCTACAGACCACGTATTAGATACACTAAACTAAATTTTAAG GTTGACACATTCTTTGCTGTTGGATCTCCTTTGGGAGTCTTCTTGTCGCTGAGGAACGTTCGTATTGGTGTtg GCAGGGGACAAGATTATTGGCAAGACAAGAACGttgttgaagaaatgccatgctgcaGGCAGATGTTCAATGTTTTCCATCCTTTCGATCCTGTAGCATACAG AGTTGAACCACTTGTATGTGAAGATTATGTGAACAAGCGCCCCGTTGTTATACCCTACCATAGAGGCGGAAAGAGGATACATGTTGGAGTGCAG GAGTTCACAGAAGGTGTTGCTGCACGTTCTCAGGCTATTGCCCGTCAATTCAAGTCATTGAAG GTCAAAGCGGTAGCTGCCTTGTTATCACTGAGCAAAAatgacacggaag AGGACGATGAGAgcacgaaggaggaggagagatcATATGGTTCCATGATGATGGAAAGGCTGACTGGTTCACCGGATGGTCGAGTTGATCATGTGCTTCAG GAGAAAAcatttcaacatccatatttgtcCGCTCTGGGATCTCATAC CAACTACTGGCGAGATCATGATACCGCTCTCTTCATTATCAAACATTTGTACCGTGATATACCTGAAGAGCCTCCAACTGATGGAACTGGAAGTGCACCCATTAGACTGTTCTATGTGAGGGATCCAATTGCTGAAGACACGCCCCTGACATTTTCAGACAACTCCTCAGTCAAGGAATTCTCCAGAAAGGTCAAAACTTATTCGAGAAAAGGGGATGATGATGCAAACTGCGAAGCTTCTTGA